GttaagaaacataaatttttatccaattaaaaattgccaTTCATTTCTTTCGCGGTTACAATTCCGTTTAGGATTTCGTACTCATATTTCCCACAcaagtattaatttaatgcatatatcataatgtacatatgtataatcaatataatatacaaacaaacatatacatacaaacTTTTTTCCTCTTAACACTATACAGTGGTGAACATTGAAATGCTAATAATTCGCCATTAACATGATTCTCTCCCTAATCTTTGCACAAATATACcataattatatcttatactttttatacattGAAATAGTATGTGATAAATTAACAAGacgaatatttgataattttatgagGGTACAATGGCTCGTTAAGTTATCTCGTACTcttaaataaagtattaataatgTGATAAATTCAACGTCTACTATAATTTTGACAATATACGTTACTGATTGCAACGCTCATTcgctatatttatatatttttaattaaattaaatcaatataaagttattcacaatagtaaaatatttcgaccAATTGTAGTAGTACAAACATAATAAGCATATATAATCTTATGTTTGCCTAAATAAACAGCGCAATAAATCTTCTGTCCTCTGTTAATGACTCATAATAgcaatatcgaagaaatttttaactctttaataaatatgaacttcgataaaattaaatggaaatttatatagtttaataattatataataaaaaaatacaaaagctGTTTGTAAAACCAATGTAGtgcaacaattttatttgtcaaatGATACATTTGTGTTCAATGTGTACACATAATGCTTCATGTTATACGCACCACTTTTGATTAGAAACAAACACAGAACGTAATAACAAATGGTTCGTTTCTAGGTATATATAACAGCTTTAAAACTTAGTTTTCAACAAGTAGATgtgcaataaattaattcttttaattagtaattagtctgattatatttttatatcaagttaatttgtgaaatttaatacttattattcaATAAGTCTgcttgtatttataaaaaagaaattaagaaagaaaaaaaattgtgtagactagaatttaatatatgttgtctagaaaaaggaaaaagtatttCCATACTAGGtgtatttttctgtaaaatcatacagtattacaaaatatgagCACCAAAAGCTTTAATAGTATACTGTTACTATTGATGTGATTAATTGCACTTATTGACtgtttgatattatataaaaagaaatataatttccataattatgatgtttataaataatagacaCTGTATGgatgtatataaaattgttaactAGTATAACTAGTATTGAAATCTTCAATTCATTAGATATAACTTAAAAACATGAGATATATGGCGCATATCACTTCCGTTGAGACGCAAATGTCTTCATCTATCAGTCTGAATGTTTGTTACAATCCGAAACAATCAAAAACAATAGTTTTCGAATCCATATTGGAACCTAAGAAAATATGTACTGAATGTTCGTGGCAACTTCCGCTGAAAGTTCGGCAAGTACAGAATTCCATTCATCTGGAAAGTCCCGCTGGGCAGATTTAACGAACTCCATAACAGTATTTTTCGCTTCTGcatgaaaaacaaatataacataatttaatatgtattacaataatttcataatattttactgcgtaaaataataagaaaacatAGCATAGCATACCATCATCTGTAGTTCTATTTTCATGTAATACACTGACTGCAACTTTGAGTAATACTTCCATGTATGATCGTAAAATGGGATGACCAGCTTGATATAACGTTAATATACTTCTAAAAACCGccttattttcttcaaaatcttCTTTTAGTGGCAACTGCTTaacaaaaattggaaatacttGATCAAGTGGCACGTTCATATAATTAACGATGATAAGCCGTGCAATTGCTCCAACTATATTATCACGTACTCCTGCATGTGATTCTTTATAAATCGCATTTGACAAAACTGTTAAAATATCGGGAAAATGCCTATTAAATTGttgttaagaaaaaaagaaaattgtataaaatattataataatgatatattagATAATTAGATAAGATATATTAGAAGGATACATATAAGAATTGCTATGCAATGCAAGTTCGCCAATTCCATATATTGCGTTATTTCGAACTTCAGCGTTTGGATCATCTACAAGTTTCAAAAATGTAGGAAGCAGGATATGTATGAAATTAGATGTTTGTTGTTTAAGGGCTGTAAAACATTCTGAAATTGTACCAACTGCAAAAGATCTTTGAGCTTCtgatttgttttttttctgaaaagattgtttaatttttaaattgacataacaattgatattaataagtGCATAactgaaaatagaaagagCCATGTACCAATCTTTCTAAGAGCATTGGCAACACAGCTTGGAAATAATGCCCAAAATCTTCTGGTGGGATTACTTTtccaaaattacaaaatacgtCACCCGCACATTCAACTAATAATTCATCCTGTTCAGCTTCAATATCTAagtcttctgcttcttcttgaTCTTGACATTCCGTTTTTCCTgtcaaaaacaattttctttgtatagttgaaataacaaaaaaatctACATTGAGTCTTTACCTAACATGACATCAGTGACACAATTCATAATAGCCTCTTTATGACCTTCTCCGATAAGAACatctgattttatttctttcagaaGTTCTGCATAAGCATCTAAGCCACTAATAGCTACTGTTCGTTCATCACCCAACCTTATCAATTCAGACAATTTTGGAATAAATACAGAGAGGGCTTTTAATAATGCTTGTTTTCCTTCGTTAGTATTAATATCTGAAAAACTAAAACAAAACTGTAGAATGGCATCAATGACAGCTTTACGAATATCTTCTTGTggataattgattaatttgaatGTTTCCTCAAAAGATTTTTCGAGATATGGCAGAAACGCTTCtctaaaacaaaaaatatgaaactattagaaaaaaatatacgatcaaatatgagaaaatattaaatattttacccTGTATTTTCCGCAATTTCTTTTAGGGCTAGAAttgcttcttccttttcttcaatGTATGCATTCTCAACACTATAACCCGCCACATCGTCGTCATCATCATCTTCTTCATTATCTGTGttttcaatatcttcttcatcattttcattttcattttcactaaGGTCATCATAAACCGGGAAGGCAGAAGTTTCGTCCTCCTTAAAATGAGGCTGTCAAAAATAGAACAATATAagtatgaatataattaacttGTTTTTccttatatatacatatttcacaaTTTGCTTGCATACCACTATGCCTTCTGAACTTTGTATGCTTGTAATCATGTACTCAATGATTTCTGGTAAAGCACctgctatttcttttttcattatcgTACTAATTGATGCAAACAATCCATAAATTGACTTTTTCAAATCCGgatcttctgtttctttcaatAACTTCAATCCAAAGTTAAGAGACCTACCAGCCAAAGGTGCAAAATTTTTATCGCCTATTGTTCTTGCGATTACTCCAAGGGTATCTacaatatcaattaaatattaatatcattgataaaaattacatgaaGTTTAAATGTTCTTATTCATACCAACTGCTTGCACTTGAAGACACATAGTTTCttctatttgtttttctgAAAGATAACCATCGAGAATAGTaatgattttttcaaaatatggCAGCATGTGCTCTTTACTCGCCATAGCAGCTGAACCTATGGCGCTCAGAGCAAGTTCTGTAACGTGAACTGGAGTATCCGCactcaaaatttcaaagagtCTTTCCATTAAAGTTGGTAAATACGGTAAAAGACtttcattcaaattttcaCAAAACATTTCCAATGCATAAAACATACGATCAACCGAAGGtggttctttcttttcttgcttAATATGCGCACATATTTGACcaagatattcaaataatactGGTAATAATTCGGATGAgtattgagaaatatttggCTGTAAATGTTCGGAAAACTGCCCAAGGGCAAAGAGTGCAGCATTACGCACTACCGGAATGGGATCACTAATTCCTTGACAAGTGCAACGTAAGAAGGATTCGAGATATTTAGTGCGTATATATTCTGAACAACCTTCCGCTAATACCGCCATTGCTAAGTATGATGCTTTCTTTGCATATACATCTGTACCTTGCAGGCTAGGTTCTATGTATTgcaactataaaaataatataagaataaaatattagatatattttacgaaacaaaaaattgttacaaatattttaagtcATACCAGTTGTGGAATTAACTTCTCTGGGGGTAAATGAAGTGCAAGTAAATCTAAAGTTTGAGTAGCATATGTTACAGGAGTATTGTTTTCATTATCACCAGTGAAGTAAACCTCATCATTGTCATCCTCAGGTCGTGTGGACATAAGATTAAATAGCATatctataaaattgaattcacaaaatatatattatcatacaagcaaaaatgtttgtttacaATGTAAACACATTTTACCTAAAATTGGTTCAACAAGTTTATGTTTGATTATggctttcttttttgttctaGCTAACCAACCAATAAAACCAACTGCTTTAACTCTGAGGGCATCATCTAATGCTTTGTTACCAGCAATAACAAGGCACATAGTAACAAGAGCTTTGACATGTGGTGCTATCACAGCAATTGCATTTTCACATAATTCATCTAATAATTCAAAACATTGAATAGCTTTATCTTCATGAGAAGTAGTAAGAGATTGAATTGTGGTCATTATTTGTGGCATCATTTGATGATAAGCATTTACCATCTATAGAAATTGTTTGTCattagatataattttctatactttcagtcaatatataatcattatatatacaacTCACCATTTGATTGCCTTCAACTAAGGGAACAAGACTctgcattatttttaaaatataatatgctACAGGATTTCCTAAATCTTGTAAACTATTTAATGTTTGTCCCAAAAGAATTGCGAGTGATGCAGCATGTGTAAGATAGGCATCAGGTGCAATTTCAATCATAATTGACAAGGTATATGTTCCCAactgtaacaaaattatatattacaacgatcttacaatatataaagtaattattatcatttcatacttctttattcattaaattttcactAGTAATCAGTTGCTGTACAAATTGCAAAACTTCTGGCCATCCATTATTAGGCAATTCATGTTTTACAATTGTGCCTATCAACTGTGCAATCGCATTCTTTACCATTTTTTCTGGTTCATTAACTAATgcctaaaaaataaaaaaattatatttgttttcattaaaataatatagtttcAAAATAATAGTTTCTTACCTGCAAAATTACTGTCTTAAATTCATTGCGTATATGTTGTGGTAATTTCAACCAATGTTTCCCCTTAGCGTAACGCTTTCTTAGCAATATAGCTGCATATTGTCTGATCTAAACAtagataattttttgttatgaaatatggcagaaataaaacatttgtaggaactaaaaataaaaacctgTAAATTTGTTGATGATACAATAAGTTGACATAATGCTGGTATACTTTCTGGCTTCTTGAAAGCTTCTCTAAGTTCTGCAGTTCCCTGCAAATATTGtatcaatatattatcttatatatCTACTTATGTGATGTAGCTATTAAtgactttgaaaaatataccaattagCAAAGTGTATGCTCATccttatttaataaagaaactgAAGGAGTACATGACATGCATATTAAAACAGTAATGATagcaagaaaaatgaagacataagaaataaaatgcatgGTCACTtgtgtaaaatgatttataagaCAGAAGTagttatttttgttaaaatattaaatatagattaaataaaataaactcgGTCTTCTGCTTTAAATGGTTAGCAATAGAAGCGAACACGTGTTTCGAACATTACaaagtttcctttttttattacacgtCATTTCACTAAATATACCTGCTGAATAGATGTGTTATCCGCTACAAGTAACTTTAGTAATATCTCCTCCATTATTAGTTTAATATTAGTAAACAAAATATAGATTTGGCAGTATTTCCGAACAAAGTAGCCGGCTGTCTACTACCGCTTTCTGACCTGTTGGTGACGTAGTGACGTCTTTATAATACTCTAATGCGCATGTGCGACATTCtgctatataaaatatctaacaaaaatttctaagTATCAATTATTTCTATCGTAGATTAgcttaaaataattgtaaaatataccaTATTCCATAACACCAATTCTTATTAGAGAACAATTACAACACTTTAAAGAATGTTCATTTTCTACGCTAAAATATCATAGCTGcaattcaagaaatttttaaaatgactGTACGAGATCCGAGTGCTGTAGATGGCATTTGAAGCGTTACGCATCACCGTACGAATACAAATTTGttgttttagaaatttcaaggtttcagtttaaaataatttataattttatatatttaattacaatattaaaataatcattaaggggattaatttaattatcaagaTAAGTAGGAGGTAAGAGAGCAAACGAATTAagcgttaaaaaagaaacaaatttaaatttcaatgtaaccccaattaataattattaggaTTTTTGGCTATTAATGCTTTTCATATGATATACagatatttatcatatatttaaaaatggacaaaaattaaatacatttatagataataacaaaatgtataatattaatataaaacacaagaaatgcaaatatttttatttttataggaCAAAATATTACCAATATTCCCCTAGTCTATTCATGCTCACCAAAATGAACATACAGAATATCCCACCAGCTCTGTCTATTTGAAATATCCTCGTTATttcaagtaataaataaaattttgttatttattattatttatactaaatatatatatatatatatatatatctagtATTACTTATAAAAGCTGTAAGGTTTAaagtaatacataatatagtatattatatatatataatacatatataatatataatatatatataatatatataataatatataatatatataatatataatatataataagaagTTGAGAGAATTTAGA
The DNA window shown above is from Bombus pyrosoma isolate SC7728 linkage group LG7, ASM1482585v1, whole genome shotgun sequence and carries:
- the LOC122569804 gene encoding importin-4-like isoform X2; protein product: MVKNAIAQLIGTIVKHELPNNGWPEVLQFVQQLITSENLMNKELGTYTLSIMIEIAPDAYLTHAASLAILLGQTLNSLQDLGNPVAYYILKIMQSLVPLVEGNQMMVNAYHQMMPQIMTTIQSLTTSHEDKAIQCFELLDELCENAIAVIAPHVKALVTMCLVIAGNKALDDALRVKAVGFIGWLARTKKKAIIKHKLVEPILDMLFNLMSTRPEDDNDEVYFTGDNENNTPVTYATQTLDLLALHLPPEKLIPQLLQYIEPSLQGTDVYAKKASYLAMAVLAEGCSEYIRTKYLESFLRCTCQGISDPIPVVRNAALFALGQFSEHLQPNISQYSSELLPVLFEYLGQICAHIKQEKKEPPSVDRMFYALEMFCENLNESLLPYLPTLMERLFEILSADTPVHVTELALSAIGSAAMASKEHMLPYFEKIITILDGYLSEKQIEETMCLQVQAVDTLGVIARTIGDKNFAPLAGRSLNFGLKLLKETEDPDLKKSIYGLFASISTIMKKEIAGALPEIIEYMITSIQSSEGIVPHFKEDETSAFPVYDDLSENENENDEEDIENTDNEEDDDDDDVAGYSVENAYIEEKEEAILALKEIAENTGEAFLPYLEKSFEETFKLINYPQEDIRKAVIDAILQFCFSFSDINTNEGKQALLKALSVFIPKLSELIRLGDERTVAISGLDAYAELLKEIKSDVLIGEGHKEAIMNCVTDVMLGKTECQDQEEAEDLDIEAEQDELLVECAGDVFCNFGKVIPPEDFGHYFQAVLPMLLERLKKNKSEAQRSFAVGTISECFTALKQQTSNFIHILLPTFLKLVDDPNAEVRNNAIYGIGELALHSNSYMHFPDILTVLSNAIYKESHAGVRDNIVGAIARLIIVNYMNVPLDQVFPIFVKQLPLKEDFEENKAVFRSILTLYQAGHPILRSYMEVLLKVAVSVLHENRTTDDEAKNTVMEFVKSAQRDFPDEWNSVLAELSAEVATNIQYIFS
- the LOC122569804 gene encoding importin-4-like isoform X1; this translates as MEEILLKLLVADNTSIQQGTAELREAFKKPESIPALCQLIVSSTNLQIRQYAAILLRKRYAKGKHWLKLPQHIRNEFKTVILQALVNEPEKMVKNAIAQLIGTIVKHELPNNGWPEVLQFVQQLITSENLMNKELGTYTLSIMIEIAPDAYLTHAASLAILLGQTLNSLQDLGNPVAYYILKIMQSLVPLVEGNQMMVNAYHQMMPQIMTTIQSLTTSHEDKAIQCFELLDELCENAIAVIAPHVKALVTMCLVIAGNKALDDALRVKAVGFIGWLARTKKKAIIKHKLVEPILDMLFNLMSTRPEDDNDEVYFTGDNENNTPVTYATQTLDLLALHLPPEKLIPQLLQYIEPSLQGTDVYAKKASYLAMAVLAEGCSEYIRTKYLESFLRCTCQGISDPIPVVRNAALFALGQFSEHLQPNISQYSSELLPVLFEYLGQICAHIKQEKKEPPSVDRMFYALEMFCENLNESLLPYLPTLMERLFEILSADTPVHVTELALSAIGSAAMASKEHMLPYFEKIITILDGYLSEKQIEETMCLQVQAVDTLGVIARTIGDKNFAPLAGRSLNFGLKLLKETEDPDLKKSIYGLFASISTIMKKEIAGALPEIIEYMITSIQSSEGIVPHFKEDETSAFPVYDDLSENENENDEEDIENTDNEEDDDDDDVAGYSVENAYIEEKEEAILALKEIAENTGEAFLPYLEKSFEETFKLINYPQEDIRKAVIDAILQFCFSFSDINTNEGKQALLKALSVFIPKLSELIRLGDERTVAISGLDAYAELLKEIKSDVLIGEGHKEAIMNCVTDVMLGKTECQDQEEAEDLDIEAEQDELLVECAGDVFCNFGKVIPPEDFGHYFQAVLPMLLERLKKNKSEAQRSFAVGTISECFTALKQQTSNFIHILLPTFLKLVDDPNAEVRNNAIYGIGELALHSNSYMHFPDILTVLSNAIYKESHAGVRDNIVGAIARLIIVNYMNVPLDQVFPIFVKQLPLKEDFEENKAVFRSILTLYQAGHPILRSYMEVLLKVAVSVLHENRTTDDEAKNTVMEFVKSAQRDFPDEWNSVLAELSAEVATNIQYIFS